In the Geovibrio ferrireducens genome, one interval contains:
- a CDS encoding LutC/YkgG family protein yields MNVLTETFIKYSESVSNKNLLLSFEEFSEALCKHNFDYVSLKTDALPEKIITAGNEGIGDALVEADFAIAETGSVVIESTDERLRKATCLAERLHVTVPASRIVPMLEDVADFLEEKSSDPASFTAFITGASRTADIERVLTIGVHGPCEMTVYIITDR; encoded by the coding sequence ATGAACGTACTGACAGAAACCTTTATTAAATATTCCGAAAGTGTAAGCAATAAAAACCTGCTCCTCTCTTTCGAAGAGTTTTCAGAGGCACTCTGCAAACATAATTTTGACTATGTAAGCCTGAAAACGGACGCACTCCCCGAAAAAATTATCACTGCCGGAAATGAAGGCATAGGTGATGCCCTTGTTGAGGCTGATTTTGCCATTGCAGAAACCGGAAGCGTGGTAATTGAAAGCACTGATGAGAGACTGAGGAAGGCAACCTGTCTGGCGGAAAGGCTTCATGTGACCGTACCTGCGTCCAGAATAGTTCCCATGCTGGAGGACGTGGCTGATTTCCTTGAGGAAAAGTCATCTGACCCGGCATCCTTCACCGCTTTTATCACAGGCGCAAGCCGCACGGCAGATATAGAAAGAGTGCTCACCATCGGCGTGCACGGCCCATGCGAAATGACAGTATATATAATAACGGACAGGTAG
- the ldhH gene encoding L-lactate dehydrogenase (quinone) large subunit LdhH — MSGKNGIKRSLNDKILYTNLKNFASAYKASKANAYAGLDFPAMAKEMNSLKALTRERAENLFEEFKANAEKSGATVYRAADSLDACRYIEKICREKGAGSVVKSKSMTSEEIKLNAYLEKNGIKPVETDLGEWILQLAGEHPSHMVMPAIHKSRGQVADLFNALLSAGLDRENIAAMVKTARHALRNSYFEAGAGLTGANVAVASTGTIGLVTNEGNARLSATVPPVHFVLLGYEKLVPDFRTALKVIRMLPKSATGQRISTYTTWIKGQVPSEASSTGHKEVHYIFLDNGRLAFLDHPLFAEALKCMRCGSCANVCPAYEMVGGHVFGHVYLGAIGLIMTAMFHGEEKARDILKMCIGCRACSTNCPSGIDLQKIIAELNVNMGSKFGLNPLKKFLYSNILSSGKRFRVIMKAGSILAAPLTAGGRIKKIPFAGREINFRELPSIKQKTFTDINGQRVNPSAAKGRVFFYPGCAVEYFYPQMGTALVSFLEKQGYQVDTPDKATCCGLPAIHGGDGEGGRKTISACLAQMKNPDDYKAYLVLCPSCGFAVKEDFKHYTEDKPEDFKKAGLISDKVKSLAMFIKEEGLTNIPFNKGAKVTYHTPCHQKRGLGSSAEELLTSLLGENFIPMTDSDVCCGFGGSWSVEYPGISAGILDKKTENIDKTGADTVLTDCPGCVIQIAGGLGKKGKNINVMHLSEFLK; from the coding sequence ATGAGCGGAAAAAACGGAATAAAACGCAGCCTGAACGACAAAATCCTCTACACCAACCTTAAAAACTTCGCCTCAGCATATAAAGCATCAAAGGCAAACGCTTATGCAGGGCTCGACTTCCCTGCTATGGCAAAAGAGATGAACTCCCTGAAAGCCCTCACCAGGGAAAGAGCGGAAAACCTCTTTGAGGAGTTCAAAGCAAACGCGGAAAAAAGCGGGGCAACCGTTTACAGAGCGGCAGACAGCCTTGATGCCTGTCGCTACATAGAAAAAATATGCCGTGAAAAGGGCGCAGGCTCCGTGGTCAAATCAAAATCCATGACCAGTGAGGAGATCAAGCTCAACGCTTATCTTGAGAAAAACGGCATAAAACCTGTGGAAACAGACCTCGGCGAATGGATTCTCCAGCTTGCCGGGGAACACCCTTCCCACATGGTTATGCCCGCCATACATAAAAGCCGCGGTCAGGTGGCAGATTTGTTCAACGCCCTCCTCAGCGCAGGGCTTGACAGGGAAAACATAGCAGCTATGGTGAAAACCGCCCGTCACGCTCTGAGAAACTCCTACTTTGAGGCGGGAGCGGGGCTCACCGGAGCTAATGTTGCAGTGGCATCCACCGGAACCATAGGACTGGTGACTAACGAAGGCAACGCAAGGCTTTCCGCCACTGTTCCCCCTGTTCACTTTGTGCTTCTCGGCTATGAAAAGCTTGTGCCGGATTTCAGAACAGCGCTGAAAGTAATAAGAATGCTCCCGAAAAGCGCAACCGGACAGCGAATCAGCACATACACCACATGGATAAAAGGTCAGGTTCCCAGCGAAGCTTCCTCAACGGGTCATAAAGAGGTTCACTATATTTTCCTCGACAACGGAAGGCTCGCCTTCCTTGACCATCCTCTGTTCGCGGAAGCGCTGAAATGCATGCGCTGCGGAAGCTGCGCCAATGTCTGTCCCGCCTATGAAATGGTGGGCGGTCACGTTTTCGGCCATGTTTATCTGGGTGCAATCGGCCTCATAATGACGGCTATGTTCCACGGTGAGGAAAAAGCCCGCGACATCCTTAAGATGTGCATCGGCTGCCGCGCCTGTTCAACAAACTGCCCGTCAGGGATTGACCTCCAGAAGATAATAGCCGAGCTCAATGTGAATATGGGCAGTAAATTCGGCCTGAATCCGCTTAAAAAATTCCTTTACAGCAACATATTAAGCAGCGGTAAACGCTTCCGCGTGATAATGAAGGCGGGCTCCATCCTCGCAGCTCCGCTGACAGCGGGCGGCAGAATAAAGAAAATCCCCTTTGCGGGAAGAGAGATAAACTTCCGTGAGCTTCCCTCAATCAAGCAGAAAACATTTACAGATATTAACGGGCAGAGGGTAAACCCCTCCGCAGCAAAAGGAAGAGTATTCTTCTACCCCGGATGCGCTGTGGAATACTTCTACCCGCAGATGGGAACAGCACTGGTAAGCTTCCTTGAAAAACAGGGGTATCAGGTTGATACTCCTGACAAAGCCACCTGCTGCGGCCTCCCCGCAATCCACGGTGGGGACGGGGAAGGCGGACGCAAGACCATCTCTGCCTGTCTCGCACAGATGAAAAACCCGGATGACTATAAGGCGTATCTAGTTCTCTGCCCAAGCTGCGGTTTTGCAGTGAAAGAGGACTTCAAACACTACACTGAAGATAAGCCGGAGGATTTCAAAAAAGCCGGACTGATCTCAGACAAGGTTAAGTCCCTTGCAATGTTCATCAAAGAAGAAGGTCTGACCAATATCCCGTTTAATAAAGGGGCAAAAGTCACCTACCATACACCCTGCCACCAGAAACGTGGGCTTGGTTCCTCAGCAGAGGAGCTTCTCACCTCGCTTCTGGGTGAAAATTTCATCCCCATGACAGACAGCGACGTATGCTGCGGCTTCGGCGGCTCATGGTCGGTGGAATATCCGGGCATATCAGCGGGAATACTCGATAAAAAAACAGAAAATATAGATAAAACAGGCGCGGACACAGTTCTTACCGACTGCCCCGGATGCGTTATCCAGATCGCGGGCGGACTGGGCAAAAAAGGGAAGAATATAAATGTTATGCACCTGTCGGAGTTTCTGAAATAG
- a CDS encoding alanine/glycine:cation symporter family protein, which translates to MEQFQNLLNAVGNIVWGPPLLVLLVGTGIWLTINLRFLQFTKLFHSLWLALIKKREKDDHPGDITHFQALMTALSATVGTGNIAGVATAIAIGGPGAMFWMWMTGLVGMATKYAEAVLAVKYRVQKADGSMSGGPMYYISNGLGWKKLGILFAVFAVVASFGIGNMVQSNSVADAMRSTFGIPAHYTGITLMFITALVVLGGIKSIGKVTSVLVPIMIVFYVLSSIAILVMYAGHIPGAFALIFEKAFSPTAATGGFAGAGVMLAIRMGVARGVFSNESGLGSSPIAAAAAQTKHPVTQALVSMTQTFIDTIIVCTMTGLVLIVTDTWASGRNGADLTTFAFSTGFSGGAVVVAVSLALFAYSTILGWCYYGERSMEYLFGLKSIPVYRYVFIVFVGVGAISKLDIVWLLSDVFNGLMAVPNLIGLLGLTPVVVKETKDYFAKLGNE; encoded by the coding sequence GTGGAGCAATTTCAAAACCTTCTTAATGCGGTAGGCAATATAGTTTGGGGCCCGCCGCTTCTGGTCTTACTCGTGGGCACGGGAATCTGGCTCACAATCAATCTCAGGTTCCTTCAGTTCACAAAACTTTTTCACTCACTCTGGCTCGCTCTCATTAAAAAGAGAGAGAAAGACGACCATCCCGGAGACATCACACACTTTCAGGCGCTTATGACTGCTCTTTCCGCCACGGTGGGAACGGGTAACATAGCGGGTGTTGCAACAGCAATAGCCATAGGCGGCCCCGGTGCGATGTTCTGGATGTGGATGACCGGCCTTGTGGGCATGGCAACCAAATACGCGGAAGCCGTACTCGCAGTTAAGTACCGTGTTCAGAAAGCCGACGGCTCAATGAGCGGCGGACCTATGTACTATATCTCAAACGGTCTGGGCTGGAAAAAACTCGGTATTCTTTTCGCAGTCTTTGCTGTGGTGGCTTCATTCGGTATCGGCAACATGGTTCAGTCAAACTCGGTTGCTGACGCTATGAGAAGCACCTTCGGCATACCTGCGCATTATACCGGCATCACGCTGATGTTCATCACGGCGCTGGTTGTTCTCGGCGGGATTAAAAGCATAGGCAAAGTTACAAGCGTACTTGTACCTATCATGATTGTTTTCTATGTATTAAGCTCAATCGCTATCCTTGTTATGTACGCAGGTCACATTCCCGGTGCTTTTGCTCTCATATTTGAGAAAGCCTTCTCCCCCACAGCCGCCACGGGCGGTTTCGCAGGAGCAGGTGTTATGCTCGCCATCAGGATGGGTGTCGCAAGAGGCGTTTTCTCCAACGAATCAGGCCTCGGAAGCTCACCCATAGCCGCTGCTGCTGCGCAGACGAAACACCCCGTTACTCAGGCTCTTGTCTCCATGACGCAGACCTTCATCGACACTATTATAGTTTGTACGATGACTGGCCTTGTCCTCATAGTAACAGACACATGGGCAAGCGGCAGAAACGGCGCTGACCTCACCACATTCGCTTTCTCCACCGGTTTTTCCGGCGGTGCGGTAGTTGTGGCGGTAAGCCTTGCACTTTTCGCTTACTCAACCATCCTCGGCTGGTGCTACTACGGCGAAAGATCAATGGAGTATCTCTTCGGGCTTAAGTCCATACCTGTTTACAGATACGTATTCATCGTATTTGTCGGTGTGGGCGCAATCTCAAAGCTTGATATTGTTTGGCTGCTTTCAGATGTTTTCAACGGACTGATGGCAGTGCCCAACCTTATAGGTCTTCTGGGACTTACCCCTGTGGTGGTCAAGGAAACCAAAGACTACTTCGCTAAACTCGGCAACGAATAA